The sequence CGGCACCGGAGTCCGCCGCGGGCGCTCCCGGGGTGGCGGGGGCCGAGGGAGCCGGAGCCGCGGGGTCGGGCGTCGGAGCGGACGGGTTGCCCGGCTGGAGGTTGGGAAGGGGGAACAGCCCATCAGCGTGCGCGGTCGCGCCGAGCATGAGCAGGCTCGCGGCCAGGGCGGCCGTCGGGGTCTTCTTCAGGAGGGCTCGTCGAATTCGCATGAGCACGGGCAACGCCGGAGCGGTTGCGTTGTATTCACGCCATGTCCGGGCTGACCCGGCGCCCCGGAGGCCATCCGGCCGTGACAGCCCACGGGGGCCGAGACTACGGTGGCGCCCTCCGTGCGACTCGTCGTCCCGCTGCTCCTGGCCACCCTCCTGCTCTCGTCGTGCGCGAGCCCGAAGCCCGCGCCCGGCCGCGTCCCCTCCTCCACGAGCGGGCAGGCGGGCGCATCTCCGGATGGCGGCACCGCGTCTCCAGATGGCCAGCCTCCAATCGAGGGAGCCACGGACACGGGTGCTTCCCACGCAGGGACCTCCGAGGCCACCCACGGAAGCGCTGGCCCCGGCCGCGTGGAAGCAGCCGACGGTGGCCTCACCGCGAGCCCTCCCCTGCCCGGCCCGGGGGCCGAGGACCCGCTGGCCCAGGGACTGCCCGGGCCCGGAGACCTCAAGCGGCTCGACTTCCGCGGCGGCGAACCGCGCATCCCCATCCGACTCATGGAGGGCCGGCGTGAGGTGACGTTCTCCTCGCGCGGCCGCATGAAGCTGCGCTTCGGAGGCCCCAGCGACAAGGTGCTGGACGCGGCCGCGGGCACCCGGTGGTCCGTGCGCGTGACGCAGGGCGAGCCCGCGGTGCTCACCGCGCGCGTGCAGCTCGCCGAGTTCCGCTTCAACGACCGCGAGGGCCTCAACGCGGCCATGGAGGAATGGAAGGCGCGCGGAGTCGCGGTGCGCGCACACGTGCTCGGCGCGGTGTACGGCATCGCCGGCAAGGTCATCGACAACCGGCGCTACCTGCTCCTCGTCGACGAAGCCTTCACCCCCGACGCCGCGAGCCGCAAGCAGGCGGAGCTGCTGCGCGGCTACGGCGTGAGGACCACGCTCTTCGAGGAGGTGCGCACCCCGGCGAGCGCCATCCTCGAGCTGCGCGACGAGGCCGGCGTCGTCGTGGGCCTCGCGCAGGACAAGCTCGACGCCGAGACGCCGGACGGCGCGGGCTTCGACGTGCGTCAGGTGGAGTACGGCGTCGGCTACGACTTCCACGGCTTCGAGGACCGCACCTTCCGGGGCGCGCTCCAGCTCGTGGTGGACCGCGCCGGCATGCTGGCCGTGGTCAACGTGGTGCCCCTGGAGGACCTGCTCAAGGGGCTGGTGCCCTCGGAAATCTTCGCGCGCGCCCACCCGGAGGCGCTCAAGGCGCAGGCCGTCACCGCCCGCGGCGAGCTGCTGGCCAAGGTGGGCATCAAGCACCTCGCGGACCCGTACCTGCTCTGTTCGGAGCAGCACTGCGCCGTGTACCGGGGACGCACCGGCGAGGTGGCCAGCACCACCGCCGCCGTGGAGGCCACCCGGGGCGAGGCCCTCTTCAGCCAGGACGGGCGCCTGGTGGACTCCGTGTACAGCGCCGTGTGCGGCGGCCACACCGAGGACAACGACGTGGTGTGGGGCGGCCCGCCGGACCCCAACCTGCGCGGGCGGCCGGACGTGCTGCCCTCGGCGGGAGGTCACTATCCCCTGCCGGCCCACCTGGAGGAATGGCTCGCGGCCACCGACCTGCCGGCCGCCTGCCGCCTGTCCAGCTTCGCGCAGCCGAGCAAGTTCCGCTGGGAGAAGCGATTCACCGCCGAGCAGGTCAACGCCTTCACCCGCCAGCTCGGCATCGGCCGGGTGCAGGCCCTGGCCTTCTCCGAGCGAGGGGTGTCCGGCCGGGCCCGCGTGCTGACACTGTCCGGTGATTTGGGCGCCACGCAGATTCGCGGGGAGCTGAACATCCGCCGCCTCTTCGGGATGCTGAACAGCAGCATGGCGGTGGTGACGGCCGAGCGGAATGCCGAGGGCCAGATTACAGGCTGGCTTTTCCGTGGCGGCGGGTGGGGCCACGGAGTAGGGATGTGCCAGACAGGCGCCATCGGCCGGGCGGAGGCCGGGCAGCGCTACCAGGACATCCTCCGTCACTACTTCAACGGCGCCGAGGTGGCCCCCATCTATTGATGCCTGGAGGGGGACGGCTCATGCGTACCAGTGCACGTCTCGCGAATCTCCTCCCCTGCCCACCTGTTCTGCCGCGAACGGGACGGGACTAGACAGCCGGCCCGGAGGTTTATCATCGCGCCGTGAGCACGGGTTCTTCTCCTACAGACTGGCGCCGCCGGAAGCGGCAGGGCTCCCCGTGGCGCGTCGTCGCCGCGGTGGCGCTCGCCCTCCTGCTGCACGCCGTCTACGTGGGCGCCGTGCTGCTCTCGGGCAGCCTCGCGTCCGCTTCCAGGGAAAAGCAGCCCCACAAGCCCACCTCCGTGGTCGTCCGTCCCCTCACCGCCGACCAGTGGGCGAAGAACCGTGGCCAGGTGGACCCGCGCTCCAAGCAGCAGGTGTCCGAGCGCCCCAGGTCCAAGGAGAAGAAGGAAGAGGAAAAGAAGCCCGAGGAGAAGCCCAAGGGTCAGGTGGTGGACGTCGCGCCGGGCAACAACGAGGTGGACCCGAACGCGAAGTACCTCGCGGAGAGCGACAACCGCACCAAGAAGGAGACGCGCTCCCGCGAGCAGACGCCCTTCTACCGCAACGCCATGCCGCAGCGGACGGCGCCGCAGGCGCAGGAAGGCGCGAACGCGAACCAGGACCAGGCGCCGCGCACGGCCGGAAACAACGGCGCGGGCAACGACGAGAAGCCCATGGCCGAGGCCCAGCGCAAGCCCTCCTTCGAGATTCCCGACGCGCGCAAGAAGAACGAAGTCGCCGTGAAGACGGACCCCAACACCCGGGGGCCGGGCCTCACGGTGAATCAGCAGAACGAGAGCGACGAGCTGACGGGCAACTCGAAGCGCCTGAAGATTCAACCGGGCGTGGGCGGCGAGGAGGAGGGCTCGGCGGGGCGCATGGGCAGCCCGGGCATGGCCGCGCTGCAGCCCTCGCGCGCCGCCATGGACAAGGTGGTGGGCGCCGCCCCCAATGACCACCTAGACGCGGACGAGGGCGACGAGACGCTCCTCAACACCCGCGAGTGGAAGTACGCCAGCTTCTTCAACCGCGTGAAGCAGAGCGTGGGCATGCACTGGAACCCCAACGAGCAGCTGCGCCGCAGAGACCCGACGGGCGCGACGTACTCGGGGAAGGACCGGTACACGCTCCTGACGATTACGCTCGACGAGAAGGGCCAGCTCAAGGACGTGCAGGTGGACAAGAGCAGCGGCCTGGACTTCCTGGACCTGGAGGCCGTGTCCTCCTTCAAGCGCGCGCAGCCCTTCCCCAACCCGCCGCCGGGCCTGCTGAGCCAGGACTCGGAGGTGAAGTTCCAGTTCGGCTTCTTCATGGAGATGGGTGGCGGCCCGCGCATGCGGCTGTTCCGCCAGCCGAACTGATGCACGCCCCGGCGCGCCGGTGGACGCACGACGTCCTCGCGGCCGGGCGTGCTTCCCGGTAGCTTGCCGCACCGTGGAAACGCCCGTCGTGGACCGCAGCCTCGCCATGCAGCAGCGCAACCGGAAGGTGCGCCTCGTGCTGCTCGCCATCCTCGGTGCCAACTGGGTGGTGGCCGCCGCCAAGCTCGCCTTTGGCCTCATCAGCCAGTCCGCGGCGGTGACGGCGGACGGGCTGCACTCGTTCATCGACGGTGGCTCCAACGTGCTGGGCCTCGTGGCCATGGGCGTGGCGTCGCGCCCGGCGGACGAGGACCACCCCTACGGCCACGGCAAGTTCGAGGCGCTCGCGTCGCTGGGCATCGGCGCCATGATTGGCATCGGCATGCTGGAGCTGGGGCGCATGGCGCTCGACTCGCTGCTGCACGACAAGCACCCGCAGGTGACGGCCACCATGGCGGGCGTCATGGCCGCCACCCTCGTCGTGAATCTCGCGGTGACGCGGGTGGAGCGGTACTACGGGCGCAAGTACAAGAGCTCGCTCCTGCTGGCGGACGCGAGCCACACGATGTCCGACGTCTACGTCACCCTGTCCGTACTCGTATCCCTGTTGCTGGTGTGGCTGGGCTACCCGCGCGCGGACGGCGTCATCGCCCTGTGCGTCATGGTCTTCGTGGCGTGGGTGGCGTACGGCATCGTCCGTCACTCGGTGGGCATCCTCTCCGACACCGCGCGGTTGGACCCGGTGGAGGTGGCGCGCCGGACGCTGGAGGTGACGAGCGTGCGCTCCTGCCACGACGTGCGCAGCCGCGGCATGGAGGAGAGCGTCTACGTGGACCTCAAAATCGAGGTGGACCCGCAGCTGTCCACCGCCCAGGCCCACGAGGTGGCGGACGAGGTGGAGCGGCGCCTCCAGGAAGCCTACCCGCAGGTGGTGGACGTGGTGGTCCACGTGGAGCCGGCGCGCGGCACGCCGGCCAACGTGTAGCGCGCACTTAGCGCCCGCCTCGAAGCCCCTACCCTACCCTCCCCGCCCGCGCGCCCTGTCCTTCTCGAGGACTCCGGCGATGACGTCGAGCAGCGTCTCCAGCTTGAAGGGCTTGGCGAGAAAGCCCGCCACGCCGCGCCCCTGGAGCACCGAGCGGGACGCGGACGTCATCACCACCACCGGCACCTGCTGGACGCTCGCGTCGAGCGCCTTCGCCGTGAGGAAGGCCATGCCGTCCATCAGCGGCATCATCATGTCCAGCAGCACCAGGTCCGGCCCCTTCTCCGCCAGCAGCCGCAGCGCGTCCTGGCCGTTGCGAGCGGCCACGGCCTCATAGCCCTCGTCCTCCAGCACCTCGCACAGCGTGGCCGCGAGGATGTCTTCGTCCTCTACGACAAGGATGCGGCTCGATAGCCGGGGGTCCTCCTCCACATCGGGAGGGTTGCGGTCCACAGGTTGCTCCTTCGTCTCCCCACCGTCATCCAGCAGACGATGAGCATCCGCGAACGAAGGCGTCGCATCCCGCCCGTCGCCCGGGCGCGGAGACGACACACCGGCCGCACGGCCGCGGGGCAACCAGGCCCGGGGCGCGCGTGAAAACAAAAGGGCCGCCTCCCGCGAAGGGAGACGACCCCAGGTGCTTCAGGCGCTCACGAGCCTCAGGCCACCGAGGCCTTCGTCTCCGGCGTCATGTAGTCCTCGATGGGCGGGCACGAGCACACCAGCTTGCGGTCACCGAGCACGTTGTTCAGGCGGCCCACGGACGGCCAGAACTTGTTCTCGCGCACCCACGGGGCCGGGAAGACGGCCAGCTCGCGCGAGTAGGGCCGGTTCCACTCGGGCGCCGTCAGCACCCGCGCGGTGTGCGGGGCGTTCTTCAGGACGTTGTTGTCCTTCGGCATCCGCCCCTCCTCGATGTCCCGAATCTCCTGACGGATGGCAATCATCGCGTCGCAGAAGCGGTCCAATTCCGCCTTCGACTCGCTCTCCGTCGGCTCAATCATCAGCGTGCCGGCGACGGGGAAGGACACGGTGGGCGCGTGGAAGCCGTAGTCCATGAGCCGCTTGGCCACGTCCTCCACCTCCACGCCGGACGTCTTCTTCAGCGGGCGCAGGTCGACGATGCACTCGTGCGCCACCTTGCCGCGCTTGCCGCGGTACAGCACCGGGTAGTGCGGCTGGAGCCGCTCGGCGATGTAGTTGGCGTTGAGGATGGCCATCTTCGTGGCCTGGGTGAAGCCCTCGCCGCCCATCATCGTCGCGTACATCCACGAGATGAGCAGGATGCTCGCGCTGCCCCACGGCGCCGCGGAGATGGCGCCGATGGCCTCCGAGCCGCCCATCTGAATCACCGGGTGGCCGGGGAGGAACTTCACCAGGTGGCTCGCCACGCAGATGGGGCCCATGCCCGGGCCGCCACCGCCGTGGGGGATGCAGAACGTCTTGTGCAGGTTGATGTGGCAGACGTCCGCGCCGACGGAGCCCGGCGACGTGAGGCCCACCTGCGCGTTGAGGTTGGCGCCGTCCATGTACACTTGGCCGCCGCGCTCGTGGACGATGGAGCAGATCTCCTTGATGTCCTCCTCGAACACGCCGTGCGTGGACGGGTACGTCACCATCAGCGCCGCGAGCTTGTCCTTGTGCTCGTCCGCCTTGGCGCGCAGGTCCGTGAGGTCGATGTTGCCGTCCTCGTCGCACCTGGTGACGACGACCTTGTAGCCCGCCATGACGGCGGACGCCGGGTTGGTGCCGTGCGCGGAGGAAGGAATGAGGCACACGTCGCGGTGCCCCTGGCCGCGGCTCTGGTGGTACGCGCGGATGACGAGCAGGCCCGCGTACTCACCCTGGCTGCCCGCGTTGGGCTGCAGCGAGCACCCGGCGAAGCCCGTCACCTGCGTGAGCATGTGCTCGAGCTGCTCGAAGATGACCTTGTAGCCGGCCGCCTGCGAGGTGGGCGCGAAGGGGTGCAGCTTGCCGAACTGGGGCCACGTCACCGGAATCATCTCCGCGGTGGCGTTGAGCTTCATGGTGCAGCTGCCCAGCGGAATCATCGAGTGCGTGAGGGACAGGTCCTTCGCCTCGAGCCGCCGGATGTAGCGCAGCATCTCCGTCTCGGAGTGGTAGCTGTTGAAGACGGAGTGCGTGAGGTACGCGCTGGTGCGGCGCAGCGCCGGCTCCACCGGCGTCTCCACGTTGCCGCCCACCTCCTCCAGCGACGGAGCGGAGGCCTTGCCCACGCCGGTGGCGAAGGCCGCGAGGATGGCCTCCACGTCCGCGGGCCGCGTCGTCTCGTCGAGCGACACGCCCAGCGTCTTCTCGTCGATGCGGCGGAAGTTCATCCGCGCCGCCTCGGCGGCCCCGAGCACGCCGCGCACGTGCGCCGGCGTCAGCTCCACGCGCAGCGTGTCGAAGAACTGCTCGTGCTTCGGCTTGAGGCCCAGCTTCGTCAGCGCCCGCGCCAGCACCACGGTGAGGCCGTGCACGCGCTCGGCGATGGCCTTCAGCCCCTTGGGCCCGTGGTACACGGCGTACATGCTGGCGATGACGGCCAGCAGCACCTGCGCGGTGCAGATGTTGCTCGTGGCCTTCTCGCGGCGGATGTGCTGCTCGCGCGTCTGCAGCGCCATGCGCAGCGCGCGGCGGCCCTGCGCGTCCTCGGACACGCCGATGATGCGGCCCGGCATGACGCGCGTGTACGCATTCCTGGTGGCGAAGTAGCCCGCGTGCGGACCGCCGTAGCCCATGGGGACGCCGAAGCGCTGGGCGCTGCCCACCGCCACGTCCGCGCCGAACTCGCCCGGAGGCGTCAGCAGCGTGAGGCTGAGCAGGTCCGCCGCGACGACGAGCAGGCCGCCCGCCGCGTGCACCTTGTCCGCGAACGCGCGGTAGTCATGCACCACGCCGTCCGTGGCCGGGTACTGCACCAGCGCGCCCACGTACTTCTTCGCGCCCAGGTCCACCGTGCGGTGGTCCCCGACGACAATCTCCACGCCCAGCGGCGCGGCGCGGGTGCGCACCACGTCCACCGTCTGCGGGTGGCAGGCGTCGGAGACGAAGAAGACAGCGCCGTGCCCATCACCCTTCTGGTGGACGGCGAGCGCCATGGCCTCGGCCGCGGCGGTGCCCTCGTCGAGCAGCGAGGCGTTGGCCACCTCCAGGCCCGTCAAATCCATGACGAGCGTCTGGAAGTTGAGCAGCGCCTCCAGCCGGCCCTGGGCAATCTCCGCCTGGTAGGGCGTGTACTGCGTGTACCAGCCCGGGTTCTGGAAGATGTTCCGGAGGATGACGTTCGGGGTGTGGGTGTCGGAGTAGCCCATCCCGATGTACGAGCGGAACACCTGGTTCTTGGCGGCAATCGCCTCGAGCTGCGCGAGCAGCTCGTGCTCACCGCGCGGAGGAGCGAGCTTGAGCGGCTCCTTGGAGCGGATGACCGGCGGAACGGCCTGCTCGATGAAGGCATCGAGCGAGGTGACGCCCAGCGCGGACAACAGCTGCTTCAGCTCATGCTCGTCCGGTCCGATGTGACGGCCGGCGAACGACTCCTGGTACTTCCAATTCAAGGACATGGCAGTCGGGCTCGCATGCGAGTCGAGAGTCGAAAAAATCGAAGACCGTCACTAACAGCCGGGCGGTAGCGCTTCAGTGCTACGCGTTCTTGAGCAGCTCGCCATACGCGGCGGCGTCGAGGAGCTCGCTCAGTTGGCTGGTGTCCGAGACCTCGAGCTCGATGAGCCACCCGTCCCCGTAGGGGGCCGTGTTCACGTCCTCGGGCGAGGACGTGAGCTCCTCGTTCACCTTCACCACCTTGCCGGAGAGGGGCGCGTACAGCTCGGACACGGCCTTCACGGACTCGATGGTGCCGAACGAGTCGCCCTTCGAGAGCGTGGCGCCCACCTTGGGCAGCTCCACGTAGACCACGTCTCCCAGCTGCTGCTGGGCATGGGCGGTGACGCCCACCACCACCACCTTGCCCTGAACGCGGGCCCACTCATGCTCGTTGGTGTACTTCAGGTCCTGGGGGATGTCTGACATGTCCTTGCTCCTCCAACGGCGATAGGGATTTCAGGGTTTCTTGTAGAACGGCGTCTTGACGACGACGGCGGGGACCTGGCGGCCGCGCATCTCCACGTCGAAGGTGGAGCCCTCCGAGGCGAGCTCGGCGGGGACGTAGCCGATGCCGACGGCCTTCTTCACGGAGGGGCCCATGGTGCCGCTCGTCACCTCGCCCACCTGCTTGCCGTCCTTGTTGATGACGTAGCCGTGGCGGGGGATGCCGGCGCCCGTCAGCTCGAAGCCCACGAGCTTGCGCTTCACGCCCGCGGCCTTCTGCGCCACCAGCGCGTCCTTGCCGATGAAGGTGGGCTTGTCGAGCTTCACAATCCAGCCCAGGCCCGCCTCCAGCGCGGTGTGCTGGTCGTCG comes from Pyxidicoccus parkwaysis and encodes:
- the gcvH gene encoding glycine cleavage system protein GcvH, which codes for MSDIPQDLKYTNEHEWARVQGKVVVVGVTAHAQQQLGDVVYVELPKVGATLSKGDSFGTIESVKAVSELYAPLSGKVVKVNEELTSSPEDVNTAPYGDGWLIELEVSDTSQLSELLDAAAYGELLKNA
- a CDS encoding cation diffusion facilitator family transporter, which encodes MQQRNRKVRLVLLAILGANWVVAAAKLAFGLISQSAAVTADGLHSFIDGGSNVLGLVAMGVASRPADEDHPYGHGKFEALASLGIGAMIGIGMLELGRMALDSLLHDKHPQVTATMAGVMAATLVVNLAVTRVERYYGRKYKSSLLLADASHTMSDVYVTLSVLVSLLLVWLGYPRADGVIALCVMVFVAWVAYGIVRHSVGILSDTARLDPVEVARRTLEVTSVRSCHDVRSRGMEESVYVDLKIEVDPQLSTAQAHEVADEVERRLQEAYPQVVDVVVHVEPARGTPANV
- a CDS encoding response regulator: MDRNPPDVEEDPRLSSRILVVEDEDILAATLCEVLEDEGYEAVAARNGQDALRLLAEKGPDLVLLDMMMPLMDGMAFLTAKALDASVQQVPVVVMTSASRSVLQGRGVAGFLAKPFKLETLLDVIAGVLEKDRARGRGG
- the gcvP gene encoding aminomethyl-transferring glycine dehydrogenase; the protein is MSLNWKYQESFAGRHIGPDEHELKQLLSALGVTSLDAFIEQAVPPVIRSKEPLKLAPPRGEHELLAQLEAIAAKNQVFRSYIGMGYSDTHTPNVILRNIFQNPGWYTQYTPYQAEIAQGRLEALLNFQTLVMDLTGLEVANASLLDEGTAAAEAMALAVHQKGDGHGAVFFVSDACHPQTVDVVRTRAAPLGVEIVVGDHRTVDLGAKKYVGALVQYPATDGVVHDYRAFADKVHAAGGLLVVAADLLSLTLLTPPGEFGADVAVGSAQRFGVPMGYGGPHAGYFATRNAYTRVMPGRIIGVSEDAQGRRALRMALQTREQHIRREKATSNICTAQVLLAVIASMYAVYHGPKGLKAIAERVHGLTVVLARALTKLGLKPKHEQFFDTLRVELTPAHVRGVLGAAEAARMNFRRIDEKTLGVSLDETTRPADVEAILAAFATGVGKASAPSLEEVGGNVETPVEPALRRTSAYLTHSVFNSYHSETEMLRYIRRLEAKDLSLTHSMIPLGSCTMKLNATAEMIPVTWPQFGKLHPFAPTSQAAGYKVIFEQLEHMLTQVTGFAGCSLQPNAGSQGEYAGLLVIRAYHQSRGQGHRDVCLIPSSAHGTNPASAVMAGYKVVVTRCDEDGNIDLTDLRAKADEHKDKLAALMVTYPSTHGVFEEDIKEICSIVHERGGQVYMDGANLNAQVGLTSPGSVGADVCHINLHKTFCIPHGGGGPGMGPICVASHLVKFLPGHPVIQMGGSEAIGAISAAPWGSASILLISWMYATMMGGEGFTQATKMAILNANYIAERLQPHYPVLYRGKRGKVAHECIVDLRPLKKTSGVEVEDVAKRLMDYGFHAPTVSFPVAGTLMIEPTESESKAELDRFCDAMIAIRQEIRDIEEGRMPKDNNVLKNAPHTARVLTAPEWNRPYSRELAVFPAPWVRENKFWPSVGRLNNVLGDRKLVCSCPPIEDYMTPETKASVA
- a CDS encoding energy transducer TonB family protein, with the translated sequence MSTGSSPTDWRRRKRQGSPWRVVAAVALALLLHAVYVGAVLLSGSLASASREKQPHKPTSVVVRPLTADQWAKNRGQVDPRSKQQVSERPRSKEKKEEEKKPEEKPKGQVVDVAPGNNEVDPNAKYLAESDNRTKKETRSREQTPFYRNAMPQRTAPQAQEGANANQDQAPRTAGNNGAGNDEKPMAEAQRKPSFEIPDARKKNEVAVKTDPNTRGPGLTVNQQNESDELTGNSKRLKIQPGVGGEEEGSAGRMGSPGMAALQPSRAAMDKVVGAAPNDHLDADEGDETLLNTREWKYASFFNRVKQSVGMHWNPNEQLRRRDPTGATYSGKDRYTLLTITLDEKGQLKDVQVDKSSGLDFLDLEAVSSFKRAQPFPNPPPGLLSQDSEVKFQFGFFMEMGGGPRMRLFRQPN
- a CDS encoding SpoIID/LytB domain-containing protein, translated to MEAADGGLTASPPLPGPGAEDPLAQGLPGPGDLKRLDFRGGEPRIPIRLMEGRREVTFSSRGRMKLRFGGPSDKVLDAAAGTRWSVRVTQGEPAVLTARVQLAEFRFNDREGLNAAMEEWKARGVAVRAHVLGAVYGIAGKVIDNRRYLLLVDEAFTPDAASRKQAELLRGYGVRTTLFEEVRTPASAILELRDEAGVVVGLAQDKLDAETPDGAGFDVRQVEYGVGYDFHGFEDRTFRGALQLVVDRAGMLAVVNVVPLEDLLKGLVPSEIFARAHPEALKAQAVTARGELLAKVGIKHLADPYLLCSEQHCAVYRGRTGEVASTTAAVEATRGEALFSQDGRLVDSVYSAVCGGHTEDNDVVWGGPPDPNLRGRPDVLPSAGGHYPLPAHLEEWLAATDLPAACRLSSFAQPSKFRWEKRFTAEQVNAFTRQLGIGRVQALAFSERGVSGRARVLTLSGDLGATQIRGELNIRRLFGMLNSSMAVVTAERNAEGQITGWLFRGGGWGHGVGMCQTGAIGRAEAGQRYQDILRHYFNGAEVAPIY